The following proteins come from a genomic window of Thiothrix winogradskyi:
- the lptG gene encoding LPS export ABC transporter permease LptG: MNLLERYLWKSVLSSILITWLSLALLDRFFALLGEFSDVNPETQYGNLQALYYILLGTPRVLYDYFPTATLIGSLLGLGNLAANSELTAMRAAGISIKQIIMMTLKLGLVLVVLVFTLGEWVAPHTELSANSFKLRMQQKQLAIGNQGIWVKDGNRILNIAKLWSEKKLEGVAIYEVNPEAGRIDRITHAASAERDNDGWMLYEIKRKHIQTDGVTQESLAQEHVSRLLPEQVLTIAAVKPNQLAASELADFIRHQRENDLSSERFEQAFWQHFTTPLSTLVMLIIAAPFVFSFQRNAGAGQRVFIGILIGITFFLFNRMFASVGIVYGIPPLLAATLPLLVFLAGGLWMLRGLR, encoded by the coding sequence ATGAATCTGTTAGAACGCTACCTGTGGAAAAGTGTCTTGTCGAGCATCCTCATTACGTGGTTGTCGCTGGCATTACTTGACCGATTTTTCGCACTACTGGGTGAATTCAGCGATGTAAACCCTGAAACCCAATACGGTAATCTGCAAGCGCTTTACTACATTCTACTCGGCACACCGCGAGTCTTGTACGACTACTTCCCTACCGCGACCTTGATTGGAAGTTTGTTGGGCTTAGGCAATCTTGCCGCTAATAGCGAACTCACAGCCATGCGGGCAGCGGGTATTTCCATCAAACAAATAATCATGATGACATTGAAACTGGGGCTAGTCTTGGTGGTATTGGTCTTTACCTTAGGGGAATGGGTAGCACCGCATACGGAACTTAGCGCCAATAGCTTTAAATTGCGGATGCAGCAAAAGCAACTCGCCATCGGTAATCAAGGCATTTGGGTAAAAGACGGCAACCGTATTCTCAATATTGCCAAACTGTGGTCAGAAAAAAAGCTGGAAGGCGTTGCTATCTACGAGGTAAATCCTGAAGCGGGACGCATCGACAGGATTACCCATGCGGCCAGTGCGGAACGCGACAATGACGGTTGGATGCTCTATGAAATCAAACGCAAACACATTCAAACCGATGGCGTTACACAGGAAAGCTTGGCACAAGAGCATGTCAGCAGATTGCTTCCAGAGCAAGTGCTCACGATTGCTGCCGTTAAACCCAATCAGTTAGCAGCTAGTGAATTGGCGGACTTTATTCGTCATCAACGTGAAAACGACCTAAGCAGTGAACGTTTTGAACAGGCTTTTTGGCAGCATTTCACCACACCGCTATCGACACTGGTCATGTTGATTATTGCCGCACCATTTGTATTTAGTTTTCAACGCAATGCGGGGGCCGGACAACGGGTATTTATCGGGATTCTGATTGGTATTACGTTTTTCCTGTTCAACCGTATGTTTGCAAGCGTAGGGATCGTGTATGGCATTCCACCATTACTAGCAGCCACATTGCCTTTGTTGGTATTTCTGGCGGGTGGACTGTGGATGTTACGTGGCTTACGCTAA